A section of the Eublepharis macularius isolate TG4126 chromosome 1, MPM_Emac_v1.0, whole genome shotgun sequence genome encodes:
- the GGPS1 gene encoding geranylgeranyl pyrophosphate synthase isoform X2 — translation MLHNASLLIDDIEDNSKLRRGFPVAHSIYGIPSVINCANFVYFLGLEKVLTLDHADAVTVFTRQLLELHKGQGLDIYWRDTYTCPTEAEYKAMVLQKTGGLFGLAVGLMQLFSNYTKDLKPLLNTLGLFFQIRDDYANLHSKEYSENKSFCEDLTEGKFSFPTIHAIWSRPESTQVQNILRQRTENVDIKKYCVHYLEDVGSFEYTRKTLKELESDAYRQIESLGGNPELVALVEHLSKMFKENEN, via the coding sequence ATGTTGCACAATGCCAGTTTACTTATAGATGATATAGAAGATAATTCAAAGCTACGGCGAGGTTTTCCAGTGGCACACAGTATCTACGGAATACCATCTGTAATAAATTGTGCAAACTTTGTATATTTCCTTGGCTTGGAGAAGGTTTTAACACTTGATCATGCAGATGCTGTAACAGTATTTACTCGTCAGCTGTTGGAACTCCATAAAGGCCAAGGCCTGGATATTTACTGGAGAGATACTTACACCTGTCCTACAGAAGCAGAGTATAAAGCCATGGTTCTGCAAAAGACAGGTGGCCTTTTTGGACTCGCTGTGGGCCTCATGCAGTTGTTTTCTAACTAcacaaaagatttaaaaccacTTCTTAACACCCTTGGGCTCTTCTTTCAAATTAGAGATGACTATGCAAACTTGCACTCCAAAGAATATAGTGAGAACAAAAGTTTTTGTGAAGATTTAACAGAAGGGAAATTCTCATTCCCAACTATCCATGCCATATGGTCCAGGCCAGAAAGCACACAGGTGCAGAACATTCTGCGACAAAGGACTGAAAATGTAGACATAAAAAAATACTGTGTACATTATCTTGAGGATGTGGGTTCCTTTGAATATACACGGAAAACATTAAAAGAACTTGAATCTGATGCTTATAGACAGATTGAATCTCTTGGGGGAAATCCAGAACTCGTAGCATTAGTTGAGCATTTAAGCAAAATGTTCAAGGAGAATGAAAACTGA
- the GGPS1 gene encoding geranylgeranyl pyrophosphate synthase isoform X1: protein MEQLEETSKRILLEPYNYLLQLPGKQVRTKLSQAFNHWLNVPEDKLQVIIEVTEMLHNASLLIDDIEDNSKLRRGFPVAHSIYGIPSVINCANFVYFLGLEKVLTLDHADAVTVFTRQLLELHKGQGLDIYWRDTYTCPTEAEYKAMVLQKTGGLFGLAVGLMQLFSNYTKDLKPLLNTLGLFFQIRDDYANLHSKEYSENKSFCEDLTEGKFSFPTIHAIWSRPESTQVQNILRQRTENVDIKKYCVHYLEDVGSFEYTRKTLKELESDAYRQIESLGGNPELVALVEHLSKMFKENEN from the exons GTAAACAAGTCAGAACTAAACTCTCTCAAGCTTTCAATCACTGGTTGAATGTTCCTGAAGATAAACTTCAG GTTATCATTGAAGTGACAGAAATGTTGCACAATGCCAGTTTACTTATAGATGATATAGAAGATAATTCAAAGCTACGGCGAGGTTTTCCAGTGGCACACAGTATCTACGGAATACCATCTGTAATAAATTGTGCAAACTTTGTATATTTCCTTGGCTTGGAGAAGGTTTTAACACTTGATCATGCAGATGCTGTAACAGTATTTACTCGTCAGCTGTTGGAACTCCATAAAGGCCAAGGCCTGGATATTTACTGGAGAGATACTTACACCTGTCCTACAGAAGCAGAGTATAAAGCCATGGTTCTGCAAAAGACAGGTGGCCTTTTTGGACTCGCTGTGGGCCTCATGCAGTTGTTTTCTAACTAcacaaaagatttaaaaccacTTCTTAACACCCTTGGGCTCTTCTTTCAAATTAGAGATGACTATGCAAACTTGCACTCCAAAGAATATAGTGAGAACAAAAGTTTTTGTGAAGATTTAACAGAAGGGAAATTCTCATTCCCAACTATCCATGCCATATGGTCCAGGCCAGAAAGCACACAGGTGCAGAACATTCTGCGACAAAGGACTGAAAATGTAGACATAAAAAAATACTGTGTACATTATCTTGAGGATGTGGGTTCCTTTGAATATACACGGAAAACATTAAAAGAACTTGAATCTGATGCTTATAGACAGATTGAATCTCTTGGGGGAAATCCAGAACTCGTAGCATTAGTTGAGCATTTAAGCAAAATGTTCAAGGAGAATGAAAACTGA